DNA sequence from the Betaproteobacteria bacterium genome:
GATATCGACGAGACGGCAAGTAGCGCGCTCGTTCAGAAACTCAAAGGCACCGGACCGGCGCCGCGATTTATCCGCTGCGATGTCCGCGACATCGAGCAACTGCGCACGACAATTAGAACGGTGCGGTCAGAGTTCGGCGACATCGGCATCCTGGTCAACAATGCCGCTCACGACGATCGCCACTCGATCGAGAGCGTGACGGTCGAATTCTGGGACGAGCGCATTGCGGTCAACCTGCGCCATCAGTTCTTTGCGTCGCAAGCCGTCGTCGATCAGATGAAGCACCTGGGCGGCGGCTCGATCATCAATTTCGGTTCGATCTCCTGGATGACGGCGACCGGCGGCATGCCGGCCTATACGACCAGCAAGGCTGCCATCCACGGCCTGACACGCGGACTGGCGCGTGACCTCGGACCGTTCAACATCCGCGCAAATACCGTCTCTCCCGGCTGGGTCATGACCGAGCGCCAGCTCAAGATGTGGGTGACGCCGGAAGGCGAGAAACAGTTGGACCAATTGCAATGCCTGAAAGGCCGGCTGCAGCCCGAAGACCTCGCCAACATGGTGCTGTTCCTCGCGTCGGACGACGCGAAGATGATTACGTCGCAGAACTTCGTGGTCGATGCGGGGTGGACGTAAGATAGGGGCTAGGGACTAGTGGCTAGAGACTAGAGAGAAGCAAAAAGGCGCGAAGCTCCACCACTAGCCGCTAACCCCTATTCCCTAGCCCCTGATGTTAAGGTCAACGCCGTGACCGAAACGAGACCCCGTTGTATCTGGCCTGCTGGTGCGCTGCTCGGCGAAGGGCCGATGTGGTCGGCTCGCGATAAGGCGGTGTACTGGGTCGACATCAAGGGCCAGCTTCTGCATCGCCTTGCACTGGCGGACGAGTCGAAAAAAAGCTGGCCGATGCCGGAGCGCATCGGTTGGGTCGTCGAGCGCAGCGATCGGCCGGGCTTCGTCGCCGGGTTCAAGTCGGGCTTCGCGTTCCTCACGCTCGATCCGGTAACTATCACGCCGATCGGCAATCCGGATGCCGGCCATCCCGGCAATCGCCTGAACGATGCCAAGGCCGACCTGCAGGGCAGGATCTGGGCCGGCTCCATGGACGACGAAGAAGTCGCGGCATCGGGGAGCCTCTACCGGCTTGCTGCGGATTTGCGCTGGCAGACAATCGACAGCGGTTATCGCGTCACCAACGGCCCGGCATTCAACGTCGACAGCAGCCGGATGTTCCACACCGACAGCGCGCTTCGGCGCATTTATGTTTTCGATGTGAGTGTCGAGGGCGCGATCTCGAACAAGCGGTTGTTTCTGCAGTTCGAGACCGGCCATGGCTACCCCGACGGCATGACCACCGATGCGGAAGATCATTTGTGGGTCGCGCACTGGGGCGGCTCGCGTGTCAGCCGCTTCCGACCCGACGGCAGCTTCGATCGGTCCATTTACTTGCCGGCATCCCAGATAACCAGTTGCGTATTCGCAGGCGATAAGCTCGACCGTCTGTTCGTGACGTCCGCCTCGATCGGTCTGAGCAAAGAGCAACTTGCCTCCGAACCGCTGGCCGGATCGTTGTTCGAGGTCGAACCCGGCTGCACCGGATTGCCGACACGGCAATTCCACGGCTAGGCGCCGAAGTCGGGTTCGAAGCGGCAACGGCCCGTGAATGTTGCGCCAGGCGATAGCACCATACCGCCAATCTGCGCGGAGCCGAGATGCCCGAGGTTGAGCCAGTCCACCGTATTGCTGACCGGTTCGACGCACAGGAACTCGCGCGAGGGCGGGGTGAAAACCACCAGGTAGGACAACGGCGATTCGGCGGTCATGCGCAGGCGCCGTCCCGTCTCCGGCCAGCGCATCGTGGCCACGTGCTTCCAGCCGATGAAGTTGTTGTCGAGCGTCACCGACGCCATTTTCAGTTCGCGCGCAAGCGACTCGACCGTCTCGTTGCGGGTGAGCCGGACCGGCATGTCGTTATCCACTTCCCACATCTGCGAAACCTCCGCGTGCAACGTCATGCCAGGGGTGTAGGGAAAGTAGGGGTGCTGGCCGATACCCAGCGGCATCGCCAGCGTGTCCGTATTGCTGACGAGGAGTTCCACCGCGAGGCTGCGCGG
Encoded proteins:
- a CDS encoding SDR family oxidoreductase; its protein translation is MKDNLAIYPSLKDKVVFITGGGSGIGASIVEGFVRQGAKVGFVDIDETASSALVQKLKGTGPAPRFIRCDVRDIEQLRTTIRTVRSEFGDIGILVNNAAHDDRHSIESVTVEFWDERIAVNLRHQFFASQAVVDQMKHLGGGSIINFGSISWMTATGGMPAYTTSKAAIHGLTRGLARDLGPFNIRANTVSPGWVMTERQLKMWVTPEGEKQLDQLQCLKGRLQPEDLANMVLFLASDDAKMITSQNFVVDAGWT
- a CDS encoding aldose 1-epimerase; this encodes MKTKSVISISAGALHLDIAPGIGGSIARFYSKEKNQTVEWMRPASPEGLAEGNPQMMASFPLVPFSGRVRDGRFVFAGRHISLPRNFGSSPHAIHGNAWKLPWRITGHDAASASIVLEHERGDWPFAYRAEQHFALTPRSLAVELLVSNTDTLAMPLGIGQHPYFPYTPGMTLHAEVSQMWEVDNDMPVRLTRNETVESLARELKMASVTLDNNFIGWKHVATMRWPETGRRLRMTAESPLSYLVVFTPPSREFLCVEPVSNTVDWLNLGHLGSAQIGGMVLSPGATFTGRCRFEPDFGA
- a CDS encoding SMP-30/gluconolactonase/LRE family protein, giving the protein MWSARDKAVYWVDIKGQLLHRLALADESKKSWPMPERIGWVVERSDRPGFVAGFKSGFAFLTLDPVTITPIGNPDAGHPGNRLNDAKADLQGRIWAGSMDDEEVAASGSLYRLAADLRWQTIDSGYRVTNGPAFNVDSSRMFHTDSALRRIYVFDVSVEGAISNKRLFLQFETGHGYPDGMTTDAEDHLWVAHWGGSRVSRFRPDGSFDRSIYLPASQITSCVFAGDKLDRLFVTSASIGLSKEQLASEPLAGSLFEVEPGCTGLPTRQFHG